A genomic region of Christiangramia sp. OXR-203 contains the following coding sequences:
- a CDS encoding ABC transporter ATP-binding protein — translation MLKLNHLYKWVKSGGKRIFLLNDLSLIVEQGEFLSIMGPSGSGKSTLLNIIAMLDEFQEGEYYFEDEAIHQLKPKKRTEIFNENIGFIFQAYHLLDDLTVYENIETPLLYKNVKSSERKALVADMLDRFNIVGKKDLFPHQLSGGQQQLVGIARALIIKPKLILADEPTGNLNSKQSDEIMQLFNELNQEGVTIIQATHSESNAEYGSRTIHLLDGSATKL, via the coding sequence ATGCTTAAATTAAATCACCTTTATAAATGGGTAAAATCTGGTGGAAAAAGAATTTTTCTACTGAACGATCTAAGTCTGATTGTCGAACAGGGAGAATTTCTCTCTATCATGGGACCTTCAGGTTCTGGTAAATCTACTTTGCTGAATATCATTGCTATGCTGGATGAATTTCAGGAAGGTGAATATTATTTTGAAGACGAAGCGATCCATCAGCTTAAACCGAAAAAAAGGACAGAGATCTTCAACGAGAATATCGGGTTTATCTTCCAGGCGTATCATTTGCTGGACGATCTAACCGTATATGAAAACATTGAAACTCCCCTACTCTATAAAAATGTAAAAAGTTCAGAAAGAAAAGCTTTGGTCGCAGATATGCTGGATCGCTTCAACATTGTTGGTAAAAAGGATCTTTTCCCGCATCAGTTAAGCGGCGGGCAGCAGCAACTTGTGGGTATTGCTCGTGCACTAATCATTAAACCTAAATTAATTCTTGCCGACGAACCTACAGGAAATCTCAACTCCAAACAAAGCGACGAAATCATGCAGCTTTTCAATGAATTAAACCAGGAAGGCGTCACCATCATCCAGGCGACTCATTCTGAAAGCAATGCCGAATATGGTTCACGAACTATTCATCTTTTAGACGGAAGCGCCACAAAACTATAA
- a CDS encoding ABC transporter permease, which translates to MLKNFIKISWRRIKADKTFSFINILGLSIGLTITILLFLFVLQERSFNTMYAQKDRIYRVIFNTSQERDNEVWATVPAALKPAAANEIPEIQKSARLWDHDFGKTASIEANNQQFTEQKLYYADAEFLDIFQPEFIYGNSKSALVRPNTIVISKSTAEKYFGNTNPLGQTIGIDNKKKMEITGVYMDFPENSSLDGNMIASFNSVGFYNDPTWGNASFETYFLLNDQANRTEVTKKMQQLVDANVEKEHQWYTLSLQPLEKMHLYSANIKSAFSSKTGSIEEVRNFSLLAILILLIACINYMNLATARSQKSTKDVGINKTLGASSKILILRFFTETSFVTLLSIFLALIFTVLAIPFFESIVGVDLSTKFLWSPEFVIALIAIWLITTLIAGSFPAFHLSKFSPMEVIRSGTNKNSFTAVLRKGLVVVQFSASVILIISAIVIYNQLEFMRNKNLGYNPDNTVAISIAAVNSENEKQTLLDEFESLPEVSSTTMAQGFPGISVSGRALYRNMNSDEAMSLQTNRTTGGIVETLQLELLAGKDLPATKQEGDSIVDVVLNKKAVEFLGIEPQEAIGKNLIAQLGPNAYVIGVVDDFNFSSLRSPIGGYAFNNGFEPLQYMLVRFESDELPVTLDKFQSKFTEVIPSSAFDYTFLDKNVEQMYARDRRTATVAIIFAGLAIFVACLGLFGLAAFMAEQRTKEIGIRKILGASVTGIIGLLSKDFVKLVFIALIIAFPLAYWLAYKWLQEFVYRIEINWQIFLYAGLVALLIAITTVSFQALKAAISNPVNSLKND; encoded by the coding sequence ATGCTTAAAAATTTCATCAAAATATCCTGGCGAAGAATCAAAGCCGATAAAACATTCTCTTTCATCAATATTCTTGGTCTTTCGATTGGATTAACCATAACCATCTTACTGTTCCTGTTCGTATTGCAGGAGCGAAGTTTTAATACGATGTATGCCCAAAAAGACCGGATCTACCGGGTGATCTTCAATACCTCGCAGGAGCGAGATAATGAAGTTTGGGCAACAGTGCCCGCTGCACTAAAGCCCGCTGCTGCTAATGAAATTCCGGAAATACAGAAATCTGCCAGATTATGGGATCATGATTTCGGAAAAACCGCGTCTATTGAAGCCAACAATCAGCAATTCACCGAGCAAAAATTATATTATGCAGATGCGGAGTTCCTGGATATTTTTCAACCTGAATTTATCTACGGAAATTCAAAAAGTGCATTGGTAAGACCTAATACCATTGTTATTTCTAAATCTACCGCTGAAAAGTATTTTGGAAATACGAATCCCCTTGGCCAGACGATTGGTATAGACAATAAGAAAAAAATGGAGATCACCGGGGTCTATATGGACTTTCCGGAAAATTCCAGCCTGGATGGTAATATGATCGCTTCGTTTAATTCTGTAGGTTTTTATAATGATCCTACCTGGGGAAATGCCAGTTTTGAAACTTATTTTCTACTGAACGACCAAGCAAACCGTACAGAGGTTACCAAAAAAATGCAACAACTTGTTGATGCTAATGTGGAAAAAGAACACCAATGGTATACCTTATCGCTGCAACCATTAGAGAAAATGCACCTCTACTCTGCAAATATTAAAAGTGCTTTCTCCTCAAAAACGGGAAGTATTGAGGAAGTTCGAAATTTCAGCTTACTGGCTATTTTAATTTTATTGATCGCCTGTATTAATTATATGAATCTTGCCACGGCGAGATCACAAAAAAGTACTAAAGACGTAGGGATCAATAAAACGCTTGGTGCATCCAGCAAAATATTGATCTTACGATTCTTTACTGAGACAAGTTTTGTCACTCTGCTGTCTATATTTCTTGCTTTGATTTTTACTGTTTTGGCGATTCCTTTTTTTGAAAGTATCGTTGGCGTAGATCTTTCCACTAAATTTCTATGGTCTCCTGAATTTGTCATCGCCCTCATCGCAATCTGGTTGATCACCACGCTCATCGCGGGATCGTTCCCTGCATTTCACCTTTCTAAATTTTCCCCGATGGAAGTGATCAGGTCTGGCACCAATAAAAATAGTTTTACAGCGGTCCTAAGAAAAGGACTCGTGGTGGTTCAATTTTCCGCCTCTGTGATATTGATCATCAGTGCGATAGTGATTTATAATCAGCTGGAGTTTATGAGGAATAAAAATCTTGGATACAATCCTGATAATACCGTGGCGATCTCAATCGCTGCTGTAAATTCTGAAAATGAAAAGCAAACCCTACTTGATGAATTTGAAAGTCTGCCTGAAGTTTCGTCTACGACTATGGCCCAGGGTTTTCCGGGAATCAGCGTTAGCGGCCGGGCGCTTTATAGAAATATGAATTCAGACGAAGCGATGTCTCTGCAAACTAATCGTACCACGGGTGGAATTGTGGAAACACTTCAACTGGAACTTCTAGCTGGAAAAGATTTACCGGCAACTAAACAGGAAGGCGATTCAATAGTAGATGTCGTACTCAATAAGAAAGCAGTGGAATTCCTTGGAATAGAACCACAAGAAGCCATTGGTAAGAATCTAATTGCCCAACTGGGGCCTAATGCCTACGTTATTGGGGTAGTAGATGATTTCAATTTTTCATCTCTACGTTCTCCAATTGGTGGTTATGCTTTTAATAATGGTTTTGAGCCCCTTCAGTATATGCTGGTTCGGTTTGAAAGTGATGAATTGCCGGTTACGCTGGATAAATTCCAAAGTAAATTTACGGAAGTAATACCTTCTTCTGCATTCGATTATACCTTTCTGGATAAGAATGTAGAACAGATGTATGCCAGGGATCGTCGCACGGCGACCGTTGCAATCATCTTTGCCGGACTTGCAATTTTTGTAGCCTGCCTGGGACTTTTTGGACTTGCCGCATTTATGGCGGAACAACGTACTAAGGAAATTGGAATTCGAAAAATATTAGGTGCCAGCGTTACTGGTATTATTGGACTGCTTTCCAAAGATTTTGTGAAACTAGTATTCATTGCACTCATTATCGCTTTCCCGCTGGCATATTGGCTTGCATATAAATGGCTTCAGGAATTTGTGTACCGCATCGAGATCAATTGGCAAATCTTTCTATATGCCGGGCTGGTCGCACTACTGATAGCAATTACAACGGTAAGTTTCCAAGCCCTTAAAGCAGCGATTTCTAATCCTGTTAATTCTTTAAAAAACGATTAA
- a CDS encoding TolC family protein, with amino-acid sequence MKKFIILFLIITNVLTAQNSSENELSLEECIKLAIDYNINFQRSNLRSETEKLNFRATKSQVLPTINGSYSYAVNKGRSIDPYTNDVIDQQFSFSNAGLRLNARIFNGFELRNSIQRDRYNMKAAEAEKESDKQQLILDVTLAYFQILNNRDLLELAKLRLESTKQQTDRVQTLNEQGEGNPANYPDIRGQISNDMSAVIAAENQLKQSKLELAQLLNTDAEISIKDLQVLPQITAYDLTAEEVYSESLDNLQVFRARQLRLDGATEDVAVARSLYLPEVSLFAQLNTNYSSLASLLNETGTQIVETGQFINVDGINYAVQSNQSQFSQQDIPYIDQLNNNLSSVAGVSINIPVFNGFRAKREVSLKKIQLKDTELELEDTKNQYEQAIKQAYNAMQAAYDNYFVLQEQVASYEESYRVNEIRFENGVSNLVEYIISKNNLDRSRINLANTKYEFLIRVKILDYYRGANFSS; translated from the coding sequence TTGAAAAAATTCATCATTCTATTTCTTATCATCACAAACGTTTTAACTGCACAGAATTCTTCAGAAAACGAATTATCGTTGGAAGAATGTATTAAACTGGCCATCGATTATAACATCAATTTCCAAAGATCCAATTTGCGGTCTGAAACCGAAAAACTCAATTTTCGTGCAACGAAGTCCCAGGTGCTACCAACTATTAACGGAAGTTACAGTTATGCTGTAAATAAAGGGCGGAGTATAGATCCTTACACAAACGATGTGATTGACCAGCAGTTTAGTTTTAGTAATGCCGGTTTGCGATTAAATGCCCGGATTTTTAATGGTTTTGAACTAAGAAACAGTATTCAACGGGATCGTTATAATATGAAAGCCGCTGAAGCCGAAAAAGAATCCGATAAGCAACAATTGATTCTTGACGTTACCCTGGCTTATTTTCAGATTCTTAATAACCGTGATCTACTGGAACTAGCTAAACTAAGGCTTGAAAGTACAAAACAGCAAACCGATCGTGTTCAAACGCTGAATGAACAGGGCGAAGGTAATCCGGCGAACTATCCAGATATACGAGGACAGATAAGTAATGACATGTCTGCCGTTATCGCAGCTGAGAATCAGTTGAAACAATCTAAACTGGAACTTGCTCAATTGCTAAATACCGATGCTGAAATTAGCATTAAAGATTTGCAGGTATTACCTCAAATTACAGCATACGATCTTACTGCGGAAGAAGTTTATTCAGAATCCTTGGACAACCTGCAGGTTTTTAGAGCAAGACAATTGCGACTGGATGGAGCGACAGAAGACGTTGCCGTAGCAAGATCCCTGTATTTGCCTGAAGTTTCCCTGTTTGCACAGCTAAATACTAATTATTCCAGCCTGGCCAGCCTGCTCAACGAAACCGGTACACAGATAGTTGAAACCGGTCAATTTATAAATGTAGATGGAATCAATTACGCGGTACAATCAAACCAGAGCCAGTTTTCGCAACAGGATATTCCATATATCGATCAATTAAACAACAACCTCAGTTCGGTTGCCGGAGTAAGTATTAATATTCCCGTTTTCAACGGTTTCAGGGCTAAAAGAGAGGTGTCTCTAAAAAAGATTCAACTTAAAGATACGGAGCTAGAGCTGGAAGACACTAAAAATCAATATGAGCAGGCCATTAAGCAAGCCTATAATGCCATGCAGGCAGCATATGATAACTACTTCGTTTTACAAGAACAGGTCGCGTCTTACGAGGAATCTTATCGAGTAAATGAAATCCGTTTTGAGAATGGAGTCTCCAATCTTGTGGAATATATCATTAGCAAAAACAACCTCGATCGCTCGAGGATTAATCTGGCGAATACCAAGTATGAGTTTTTAATCCGGGTTAAAATTCTGGATTATTATCGAGGTGCCAATTTTTCCAGTTAA
- a CDS encoding ABC transporter permease has protein sequence MIKNYLKTGWRNIQKNIGTSMVNIVGLAVGIASVIMIILYVSDELSFDQYNEKADRIVRVVFNANVNGEEMKEAVVMAPVAQILKNDLPEVVNATRLAKSYNNRLEYNGSYYGQSNLGYVDPNFFDVFTLPITNGKKDNPLNKPNTVVISETLAENIFGNADPIGKTITVTNREEQLTISAVMQDIPDNSHFHFDLFVSTLGYAQARKTSWMESDFFTYLVLKEGVAISEVETKLPAINKKYMGPQMMDAIGMSYDEFQKDNSIGLFLQPLTDIHLHSDFSDSTTLEQGGDIKYIYIFSAIALFMLVIACINFMNLATASASKRSKEVGIRKVLGSNKNQLIYQFLAEAFISTLVATVLAIAFFAFTLPFFNQLAGKAIEFTSVLKPVYLLYLFGLILLITLLAGSYPAFYLSSFNPLNALKAKFSGNGQRSGIRSGLVIFQFVISAGLIVATLVVRKQMNYIQNKDLGYEKDQLLVVRNTYLLKNNEDNFIQEIENNPRVASVTHSAFVPTGKSDNEVGGIFQNSEFLRRMYFYNIDENYIPTMGMELLQGRNFSDDFGNENNKVIINEIAAEILGFGKDAVGKTFQRDTDEGLRDITVIGVIKNFNWKSLHQEIEPLILKNNPYGGIIIRSKTANMSGIIENLDTAWNQFNPKEALDYSVLDDAYNYTYVKERKMGTLLSLFAVLTIIVACLGLFGLVTFTAEQRFKEIGIRKVLGSSATQIVALLSKDFIKLVGISFVIAFPLSYYLMNKWLQDFAYRIDIQWELFLLAALITMGIAFLTIGIKSFKAASANPIKSLKTE, from the coding sequence ATGATTAAAAACTATTTAAAAACTGGTTGGAGAAATATCCAAAAGAACATAGGCACATCCATGGTCAATATAGTTGGCCTTGCAGTGGGAATAGCATCGGTGATCATGATTATACTATATGTTTCTGATGAATTAAGCTTTGACCAGTACAATGAAAAAGCTGACAGGATTGTTAGGGTTGTTTTTAATGCCAATGTGAATGGCGAAGAGATGAAAGAAGCAGTAGTGATGGCCCCGGTGGCACAAATACTGAAAAATGATCTTCCGGAAGTAGTTAATGCTACGCGTCTTGCAAAATCTTATAATAACAGGCTCGAGTATAACGGATCTTACTACGGGCAAAGCAATTTAGGTTATGTAGATCCTAACTTTTTTGATGTTTTCACACTTCCTATCACTAACGGAAAAAAAGACAACCCTCTAAATAAGCCGAATACCGTAGTTATATCTGAAACCCTGGCGGAAAACATCTTCGGAAATGCAGATCCTATCGGAAAAACAATTACCGTCACTAACCGAGAGGAACAACTAACTATCTCTGCGGTCATGCAGGATATTCCAGATAATTCGCATTTTCATTTTGATCTGTTTGTTTCTACATTAGGATATGCCCAAGCCAGGAAAACCAGCTGGATGGAATCTGATTTTTTTACCTATCTGGTTCTTAAAGAAGGAGTCGCTATTAGTGAAGTCGAAACCAAGCTTCCCGCGATCAATAAGAAATATATGGGTCCGCAAATGATGGATGCCATCGGAATGTCTTATGACGAATTTCAAAAAGACAATAGCATTGGACTTTTTCTCCAGCCATTAACAGATATACATTTACATTCAGATTTTTCTGATTCCACCACGTTGGAACAAGGCGGAGATATCAAGTACATCTATATTTTTAGCGCTATTGCCCTTTTTATGCTAGTGATTGCTTGTATAAATTTTATGAATCTAGCTACCGCTTCAGCTTCTAAAAGATCTAAAGAAGTTGGAATACGAAAAGTACTTGGTTCTAATAAAAATCAATTGATTTATCAGTTTCTGGCAGAAGCGTTTATTTCCACCTTGGTCGCCACTGTGCTGGCTATTGCTTTTTTCGCGTTTACGCTTCCATTTTTCAATCAGCTGGCGGGTAAAGCTATAGAATTCACCTCTGTTCTAAAACCTGTTTACTTGTTATATCTTTTCGGATTGATCCTACTTATCACTCTTCTAGCGGGTAGTTATCCGGCATTCTACCTTTCCTCGTTTAATCCGTTGAATGCCCTAAAAGCTAAATTTTCAGGAAATGGCCAACGTTCTGGTATACGCAGTGGCCTGGTAATCTTCCAGTTTGTGATTTCCGCAGGACTCATAGTCGCGACTTTGGTGGTTAGAAAACAGATGAATTATATTCAGAATAAGGACCTGGGATATGAAAAAGATCAGCTACTTGTAGTTCGAAATACCTACCTCCTAAAGAACAATGAAGATAATTTCATACAGGAAATTGAAAATAATCCGCGAGTAGCCAGTGTTACGCATTCTGCATTTGTTCCAACCGGTAAAAGTGATAACGAGGTTGGCGGAATTTTCCAGAATAGTGAATTTCTTCGCCGCATGTATTTTTATAATATAGACGAGAACTACATTCCAACCATGGGGATGGAATTGTTGCAGGGTCGAAATTTTTCTGATGATTTTGGAAATGAAAATAATAAGGTAATCATCAATGAAATAGCCGCAGAGATCCTTGGGTTCGGGAAAGATGCCGTGGGAAAAACGTTTCAACGGGACACTGATGAAGGTCTTCGAGACATCACGGTTATTGGGGTGATTAAAAATTTCAACTGGAAATCTCTCCACCAGGAAATAGAACCGCTTATTTTGAAAAACAATCCTTACGGCGGAATTATTATTAGGTCTAAGACAGCAAATATGTCCGGGATTATTGAGAACCTGGATACTGCATGGAATCAATTCAATCCCAAAGAAGCACTGGACTACAGTGTACTGGATGATGCTTATAACTATACCTATGTCAAAGAACGTAAAATGGGAACCCTTCTTAGCCTTTTTGCAGTTCTAACCATTATTGTGGCCTGTTTAGGCTTATTCGGACTCGTGACGTTTACAGCAGAACAACGATTTAAAGAAATAGGAATAAGGAAAGTACTGGGTTCTTCAGCAACACAAATTGTAGCCTTGCTATCTAAAGATTTTATAAAACTGGTGGGTATTTCATTTGTCATCGCTTTTCCCCTTAGTTATTACCTGATGAATAAGTGGTTACAGGATTTCGCTTACCGAATAGACATTCAATGGGAGTTATTCCTGCTGGCAGCATTGATCACTATGGGAATCGCTTTTTTAACCATCGGAATTAAAAGTTTTAAAGCTGCCAGTGCCAATCCAATAAAAAGTTTGAAAACCGAATAA
- a CDS encoding ABC transporter permease translates to MIKNHFKIAWRSLWNTKSYTLINIAGLSAGLASFIIVLLYLNYELSYDTWSPELENVYRVSMENDGDVQNQTPAPLASFLGEKYPKIEASTSMQGAGEYEVLINGNGKRIYHQGFASADSLFLKVFPYQLLQGDRSTALNAPNSVILSKELATTLFGETNPMGQTVKVFDAMEGVVTGIIQLPKTPSHRQVHLIMRDPYEKQNFFWNNHSYETYIKVNQNIASTQLEEDLNRIYFEERIKKDEDLNKAYLETGDRFTLFTDAVPDIQNFSKYGTSNIETLSILFILAVLLLLAGAVNFSNLNVAKSIGRAKEVGVRKVLGSGKRSLVFQFMVETALQCMISFVIAAVLILLFLPYVNNALNLQLNFWQQNSWVLLGQIGICLIVIILLSGIYPSFYLSRFNIINVLKDNFSGGNKRTGLRNVLLVFQFVVTAFFIVAILGVNKQLDYMQHADKGFSEDQILRIETTQATREQGFQKTREELLAIPGVSNVVKTTTVPGDKIADSSTYNFQFRGEEVRMGSVKVSTEYFEALEVPLINGRYFNDSYADQNTRSAVINETAARKLGVGNPLGKTISFGGCDEGDVKIVGIVKDINVHGFESAIKPMVYTIENKACMYQSGGAILLKLNSDKVQATVAAISTKWKSIEPQFPIRYTFLDSNFQQLFISYFRLQKILNFFGIIAVLISVMGLFALTAFTIKQRDKEIGIRKVLGAKVSSIVALITKDFMMLLILAILIAIPLGWYAMDRWLENFAYKTELSLWIFIVAAGSIFGIAVLTVSMKTIKTAMKNPVKSLRTE, encoded by the coding sequence ATGATTAAAAATCATTTCAAAATAGCGTGGAGAAGTTTATGGAATACGAAATCGTATACCTTGATAAATATCGCAGGTTTATCTGCTGGTTTGGCCAGTTTTATAATCGTGCTTTTGTACCTGAATTATGAGCTAAGCTATGACACCTGGTCACCAGAACTGGAAAATGTCTACCGCGTGAGCATGGAAAATGATGGTGATGTACAAAATCAAACTCCTGCACCATTAGCTTCATTTCTAGGCGAAAAGTATCCAAAGATCGAGGCGTCCACCTCTATGCAGGGAGCTGGTGAATACGAAGTGCTGATTAATGGAAATGGTAAACGTATTTATCATCAAGGCTTTGCCTCTGCAGACTCTCTTTTTTTAAAGGTATTCCCTTATCAACTTCTCCAGGGTGATAGAAGTACTGCGCTAAATGCTCCAAATTCAGTCATTCTAAGTAAGGAACTAGCTACCACTCTTTTTGGTGAAACCAATCCTATGGGACAAACCGTCAAAGTTTTTGATGCCATGGAGGGAGTGGTCACGGGAATTATTCAATTACCAAAGACACCTTCACACCGCCAGGTTCATTTAATCATGCGGGATCCTTATGAGAAACAGAATTTTTTCTGGAATAATCATTCCTATGAGACCTATATCAAAGTAAACCAGAACATAGCTTCTACGCAGTTGGAAGAAGATCTTAATCGTATATATTTTGAAGAGAGAATAAAAAAAGACGAAGATTTAAATAAAGCTTATTTAGAGACAGGAGATAGATTCACACTGTTTACGGACGCCGTACCCGATATTCAGAATTTTTCCAAATACGGTACAAGCAATATTGAAACGCTATCGATACTTTTTATACTTGCCGTCTTACTACTCCTTGCAGGTGCTGTCAACTTCAGCAATCTCAACGTCGCGAAATCTATTGGCCGCGCCAAAGAAGTTGGAGTAAGAAAAGTACTGGGGTCAGGGAAAAGAAGTCTGGTTTTTCAGTTCATGGTAGAAACTGCACTGCAATGCATGATAAGCTTTGTGATTGCAGCGGTATTAATTTTGTTATTCCTACCCTATGTAAATAACGCTCTCAACCTTCAGCTTAATTTCTGGCAGCAAAATTCCTGGGTGCTTTTAGGTCAAATAGGAATCTGTTTAATAGTGATCATACTGCTCTCGGGGATTTACCCTTCCTTTTATCTTTCAAGATTCAATATCATCAATGTTCTAAAAGATAATTTTTCTGGCGGAAATAAACGGACAGGGCTTCGGAATGTCTTGCTGGTATTTCAATTTGTAGTAACCGCTTTTTTTATTGTGGCAATTCTAGGTGTAAATAAGCAGCTTGATTATATGCAACATGCTGATAAAGGCTTCTCCGAAGACCAGATATTGCGTATTGAAACCACACAGGCAACCCGGGAACAGGGATTTCAGAAAACCAGAGAAGAATTATTAGCTATTCCCGGAGTGAGCAATGTTGTGAAAACTACCACGGTTCCAGGAGATAAAATTGCAGATTCCTCTACCTACAATTTTCAATTTAGAGGAGAAGAAGTACGCATGGGATCGGTGAAAGTGAGTACTGAATATTTCGAAGCTTTAGAAGTGCCTTTGATAAACGGCAGATATTTTAATGATAGTTATGCCGACCAAAACACGCGCAGTGCAGTTATTAATGAAACTGCTGCAAGAAAATTGGGTGTAGGGAATCCTTTGGGAAAAACGATCTCATTTGGCGGATGCGATGAAGGTGATGTGAAAATAGTGGGGATCGTTAAAGACATTAATGTGCACGGATTTGAATCTGCAATTAAGCCAATGGTGTATACTATCGAAAATAAAGCCTGTATGTATCAATCTGGCGGAGCGATTTTACTGAAATTAAATTCAGATAAAGTCCAGGCTACGGTTGCTGCTATTTCCACCAAATGGAAATCTATAGAACCACAATTTCCTATTCGATATACATTCCTGGACAGCAATTTTCAGCAATTATTTATCTCTTATTTCAGACTTCAAAAAATCCTGAATTTCTTTGGAATTATTGCAGTGCTGATTTCCGTGATGGGGTTATTTGCCCTTACTGCTTTTACGATTAAACAAAGGGATAAAGAAATTGGAATTCGGAAAGTTCTGGGCGCTAAGGTCTCAAGTATAGTGGCTCTTATTACCAAAGATTTTATGATGCTACTAATACTGGCCATCCTTATTGCTATTCCTCTAGGTTGGTACGCAATGGATAGATGGCTTGAGAATTTCGCCTATAAAACCGAGCTAAGCCTGTGGATTTTTATAGTGGCAGCAGGCTCTATTTTTGGAATAGCGGTCTTAACGGTAAGTATGAAAACTATAAAAACCGCAATGAAAAACCCGGTAAAAAGTTTAAGAACTGAATAA
- a CDS encoding head GIN domain-containing protein, producing MKKSILTQNKMLIPIILALLNFGLSNAQSETVEVSSFSEVTISPYIKVDFKQADTESVIIQNTKVEREKINIEVDGKELHIYLEDAKIVAKEEEVKINGREMDRSIYNGTEVHITVYYKKLEAAEIRSEEVINFEDAISVEDFDLDIYGSPKVYFESITADDFKVAIYGESYLEVKAGNVDFQRYRCYGKSEVNAIDLPSSETKIAAYGNNHIVVNVSEKLKVSAFGEARIQYKGDAKVNNGLKIGETVVQKID from the coding sequence ATGAAAAAATCAATCTTAACTCAGAACAAAATGCTCATCCCAATAATTCTAGCCCTTTTAAATTTCGGTCTATCTAATGCTCAATCTGAAACTGTGGAAGTTTCCAGTTTTTCAGAAGTCACTATAAGTCCATATATAAAAGTGGATTTCAAACAAGCTGATACCGAATCGGTAATTATTCAGAATACAAAAGTAGAACGCGAAAAGATCAATATTGAGGTAGATGGTAAAGAACTTCATATTTACCTGGAAGACGCAAAGATCGTTGCCAAAGAAGAGGAAGTGAAGATAAACGGTCGTGAAATGGATCGTTCTATTTATAATGGTACGGAGGTTCACATCACCGTCTATTATAAAAAACTGGAAGCTGCGGAAATTCGTAGTGAAGAAGTGATCAATTTTGAAGATGCCATCAGCGTAGAAGATTTTGACCTTGATATTTACGGCTCTCCAAAAGTATATTTTGAAAGTATTACTGCAGATGATTTTAAAGTAGCCATTTATGGAGAAAGTTACCTGGAAGTAAAAGCTGGTAATGTTGATTTTCAGCGCTATCGATGCTACGGAAAAAGCGAAGTAAATGCAATTGATCTTCCATCTTCCGAAACCAAAATCGCAGCGTATGGCAACAATCATATTGTGGTAAATGTTTCTGAGAAACTGAAGGTTTCAGCTTTCGGAGAAGCCCGAATTCAGTACAAAGGCGATGCGAAAGTGAATAACGGACTCAAAATAGGAGAAACCGTGGTTCAGAAAATCGATTAA